The following is a genomic window from Candidatus Atribacteria bacterium ADurb.Bin276.
GGAAGGCAATGATAAAGTACATTTTTGGGTATTTTCCCTTAGTTATTCTTGCCTATCTTATCCCTTATACCTTACTGCAAAAGGTTCACAAATTCTATGGAAGTTTTTTATTCTGGATTGGATACACATTAATAGTAATATACCTCATGAAAAAAATGATGGATCGCTGGAAAAATGAAAATTGAACTTATTTGGATATCAATTATTATCTATATGGCTTGGGGAACGCTAATCGCTGTTCTTTCTCGCCGGGGAGGAGCAAGTGGAGTTGTCGACTACTTTCTTGCCGACCGAAAACTAAAAGGATACATCTCATCTCTCTCCTATAGTGCTACGACATACAGCGCCTTTATGCTAGTTGGTTTAGCCGGGCTAACCTATAAAGGTGGTGTTGGGGCTCTCGGCTTTGAACTCATATACCTATCCGGTCTTTTTTGGGCAGTTCTTTTTGGCCCCTTTTATTGGCGAGCTGGAATACATTATAATTGTGTAAGTCCTGCTGAATTGCTGAGCAACCGCTATCAAAATAAAAAAGTTGGCGCCTTATCAGCATGGATTTCTCTAATTTTTCTGATTCCCTATTCTTCGATTCAATTGATGGGAATCGGATACCTATTAGAAACTTTGTCAAATGGAAAAATCCCCTTCTTATGGGGTGCTCTCATCGCAACCTTGATTACTTTGGTTTGGACTGAAATTGCTGGTCTTCGTTCAGTAGCTACGACCGATAGCTTACAAGCTGGGATTATGCTAATCAGTTCAATAATCTTTATTTTTATATTAATAGGGAAATTTTTAGGAGGTTTCGACAACTTTCTTTATCGAATTGAAACTAACTATCCTCTATGGTTATCAGTTCCGGGGAATGGTTATTTTAGTTTTCAAACTTTTTTAGGATTATCTCTTCCCTGGTTTTTTTTCAGCATATCTAATCCTCAAGTGTCACAGCGATTATTCGTTCCCTCTTCGCTTTCGAAAATGCGATCTATGATAAATGGTTTTCTCGGTTATGGTTTTGTTTATACTCTCATTACCATTCTAATTGGATTTTGCGCCCTCCTGCTATTTCCCGGCCTTTCCAATCCCGACCAGGCGACACCAACCCTACTTGCTCAACTCAATATTCCGCCAATTATTGTCCTATTGATGATTGTCGGAATATTTTCGGCGGCCATCTCAACCATTGACTCGGTGATGTTAACCATCTCCTCGATGTTTGTTCGAGATATTGTTCGTGCTCGGAGGGAAATTCCTGAAAAGCAACAGTTGGTTATTGCCCGTTGGTTTATTTTAATTTTGGGTGTCGGAATCTTTCTCTTTGCTATTCAGCGCTTCAATCTTATTGCTGTCCTTTCCGTTGCTTCTTCGGCCGGGCTACTGGCTACCGTTCCATCAACAATAGGCGGTTTTTTATGGAAGAAAGGAAGTGCATCTGGGGCTTTAATTAGTATGATCGGAGGAGCCTGTATTTCCCTGATACTTCAAATAACATCCTGGAAACCTTGGGGATGGTGGCCGGGTGTTTGGACGATTATTATTGCGACTCTCCTCTACATCATCATGAGTTATGCTAAACCTGCAGCAATAAACCAGGAGTTTTTTAAGGTAATTCAAAGCCAGCCTAAAAAAACCTAATTCTCCC
Proteins encoded in this region:
- the panF_2 gene encoding Sodium/pantothenate symporter, with translation MKIELIWISIIIYMAWGTLIAVLSRRGGASGVVDYFLADRKLKGYISSLSYSATTYSAFMLVGLAGLTYKGGVGALGFELIYLSGLFWAVLFGPFYWRAGIHYNCVSPAELLSNRYQNKKVGALSAWISLIFLIPYSSIQLMGIGYLLETLSNGKIPFLWGALIATLITLVWTEIAGLRSVATTDSLQAGIMLISSIIFIFILIGKFLGGFDNFLYRIETNYPLWLSVPGNGYFSFQTFLGLSLPWFFFSISNPQVSQRLFVPSSLSKMRSMINGFLGYGFVYTLITILIGFCALLLFPGLSNPDQATPTLLAQLNIPPIIVLLMIVGIFSAAISTIDSVMLTISSMFVRDIVRARREIPEKQQLVIARWFILILGVGIFLFAIQRFNLIAVLSVASSAGLLATVPSTIGGFLWKKGSASGALISMIGGACISLILQITSWKPWGWWPGVWTIIIATLLYIIMSYAKPAAINQEFFKVIQSQPKKT